A stretch of the uncultured Trichococcus sp. genome encodes the following:
- a CDS encoding UPF0223 family protein — translation MQHYDYPFEVEWSKEEIVKVISLWNAVERAYESGISKEEFMQAYREFKTVLPSVGQEKKYGNQFEKESGYSLYKVLQEVKKSEKNKIFLGKR, via the coding sequence ATGCAACATTATGACTATCCGTTCGAAGTGGAGTGGTCCAAAGAGGAAATCGTCAAAGTAATCTCTTTATGGAATGCTGTCGAGCGAGCTTACGAAAGTGGGATCAGCAAAGAAGAATTTATGCAGGCTTACCGTGAATTCAAAACGGTGTTGCCTTCTGTCGGTCAAGAAAAAAAATACGGTAATCAGTTCGAAAAAGAATCTGGGTACTCTTTGTACAAAGTGCTGCAGGAAGTGAAGAAAAGCGAAAAGAATAAAATCTTCCTAGGGAAGCGTTAA
- a CDS encoding inositol monophosphatase family protein yields MDQIDKRHSLIKSWLYEAADLLRESFNKELEIKEKTSRTDLVTNMDREIEVFLYEKITEHFPDERILGEESVGHDIRDLEGIVWIIDPIDGTLNFIKQRANFAIMIGIYEDGVGHLGYIYDVVRDELYFAIRNNGAYCNDRKLPLVEERPLSEGLVAISNRLVVSDADEARRIARNSSGLRVNGSAGLETAWVASGKLVAYIAPSLAPWDIAAGMVVAEEVGLVYRQVTGEKINLLQNNAVIVANNCAFQEIQNEWQ; encoded by the coding sequence ATGGATCAGATCGATAAAAGACACAGCCTGATCAAGTCTTGGTTGTATGAGGCTGCGGACTTGCTGCGGGAATCGTTCAATAAGGAACTTGAAATTAAAGAAAAAACATCGCGAACGGATCTAGTGACAAACATGGATCGGGAAATTGAGGTGTTCCTGTATGAAAAAATCACCGAACATTTCCCGGATGAGCGTATTTTAGGGGAAGAGAGCGTAGGTCATGATATAAGGGACTTGGAAGGGATAGTCTGGATCATCGATCCGATCGATGGCACCCTCAACTTCATCAAGCAGCGAGCGAATTTTGCTATCATGATCGGTATCTATGAAGACGGTGTCGGACATTTGGGTTACATTTATGATGTCGTCAGGGACGAACTTTATTTTGCGATACGCAATAATGGTGCTTACTGCAACGATCGGAAGCTGCCGCTGGTGGAGGAACGGCCGTTATCAGAAGGGTTGGTAGCAATCAGTAACCGACTGGTGGTTTCGGATGCGGATGAGGCACGCAGAATCGCCAGAAACAGCAGTGGTTTGCGCGTCAACGGTTCTGCCGGTTTGGAAACAGCTTGGGTTGCATCAGGTAAATTGGTGGCTTATATCGCGCCTTCTTTGGCTCCATGGGATATCGCTGCCGGAATGGTCGTAGCTGAAGAGGTGGGGTTGGTCTATAGACAAGTTACAGGAGAGAAAATCAATCTGCTTCAGAATAATGCGGTGATTGTCGCAAATAACTGTGCTTTCCAGGAAATCCAAAACGAATGGCAATGA